In Blastopirellula sp. J2-11, a single genomic region encodes these proteins:
- a CDS encoding CPBP family intramembrane glutamic endopeptidase — protein sequence MPDASSAEPTPPGYFAESARPLVSLAFVVPMLIIYEVGVFALGPQAIRNGVDVWLRELLIVIGFGQYFLLPLLTCCCLLAWHHLKEQPWRISPGVLPLMLLESAVLGLILLGLAHWQASLLKAEIAADGAAILPSETIRQLIAYFGAGIYEELLFRLMLIPILWQAAIFLGMPKPAATAIAILGSSLIFSAAHYDFFTSAGEAFQWYSFLFRCSAGLIFGLLFTFRGFGVAAGTHALYDVFVALA from the coding sequence ATGCCTGACGCTTCTTCCGCTGAACCAACGCCGCCAGGCTATTTCGCCGAATCCGCACGCCCGCTGGTCAGTCTGGCGTTTGTCGTGCCGATGCTGATCATCTATGAAGTCGGCGTGTTTGCGTTGGGGCCTCAGGCGATTCGCAACGGCGTCGACGTCTGGCTGCGCGAACTGTTGATCGTGATCGGTTTTGGGCAATACTTTTTGCTGCCGCTCTTGACCTGCTGCTGCTTGTTGGCCTGGCATCACCTGAAAGAACAGCCCTGGCGAATCTCGCCTGGCGTGTTGCCGCTGATGTTGTTGGAATCGGCCGTTTTGGGGTTGATCCTGCTCGGCTTGGCGCATTGGCAAGCGTCTCTGCTAAAAGCGGAGATCGCGGCGGACGGCGCGGCGATCTTGCCGAGCGAAACAATTCGCCAATTGATTGCTTATTTTGGCGCCGGAATCTATGAAGAACTTCTGTTTCGCTTGATGTTGATTCCAATTTTGTGGCAAGCCGCCATCTTCTTGGGAATGCCAAAACCAGCGGCGACCGCGATTGCGATCCTGGGCTCCAGCCTGATTTTTTCGGCGGCGCATTATGATTTTTTTACGTCGGCAGGCGAAGCGTTTCAGTGGTATAGCTTCCTGTTTCGTTGTTCGGCCGGATTAATTTTCGGACTGCTTTTTACGTTTCGCGGATTTGGCGTCGCCGCCGGTACGCACGCGTTGTATGACGTGTTCGTCGCATTGGCCTAG
- a CDS encoding endonuclease III domain-containing protein, translating to MSISLLDVYDRLLAHYGPQSWWPGDSPLEIMIGAVLTQNTSWKNVEKAIINLKEEGLLDLFRLHETPVEELAEIIRPAGYYRLKAKRLQNLMRYVVDVHSGDLEAMFACSVDSLREDLLALNGIGPETADAILLYAGNLPSFVVDTYTSRVLKRHGWIEQEADYHQIQDQFVSQLPDDVALFNEYHALLVRVGNGHCRKTPKCETCPLFDLLPSGGIEEGF from the coding sequence ATGTCGATATCATTGTTGGATGTCTACGACCGCTTGCTCGCCCACTATGGTCCTCAATCCTGGTGGCCAGGCGATTCGCCGCTGGAGATCATGATCGGCGCCGTCCTGACCCAAAATACTTCTTGGAAAAACGTCGAAAAGGCGATCATCAACCTCAAAGAAGAGGGGTTGCTGGATCTGTTCCGACTGCACGAGACGCCGGTCGAGGAACTGGCCGAAATCATTCGCCCTGCAGGCTACTATCGCCTGAAAGCGAAGCGACTGCAGAATCTCATGCGATACGTCGTCGACGTCCACAGCGGCGATCTCGAGGCCATGTTCGCTTGCAGCGTCGATTCGCTTCGCGAAGATCTGCTGGCGCTGAACGGAATTGGTCCCGAGACGGCCGACGCCATCTTGCTGTACGCCGGTAATTTGCCTTCGTTCGTCGTCGATACGTACACGTCGCGCGTGCTGAAACGGCATGGCTGGATCGAGCAAGAAGCCGACTATCATCAAATCCAGGACCAGTTTGTCAGCCAACTGCCGGACGATGTCGCGCTGTTCAACGAATACCACGCCCTGTTGGTGCGCGTTGGCAATGGTCATTGTCGCAAGACGCCCAAGTGCGAAACGTGCCCGTTGTTTGATCTTCTGCCGTCAGGCGGAATTGAAGAGGGGTTTTGA
- the lpxB gene encoding lipid-A-disaccharide synthase, whose product MKIFFSVGEPSGDLHGANLIRAMKARRDDLQFVGYGGPKMAEAGCELHADLTKLAIMWFLRAFLNLHRFIGLMLQANRYFRDSRPDAVVLIDYPGFNWWIAARAKSHGIPVFYYGTPQLWAWAGWRVKKMRRYVDHVLCKLPFEEAWYRERNCNATFVGHPYFDQLRSHRLHEEFIAEQREKPGKLIAILPGSRSQEVAANLPAFLETAKKIVEQVPDARFAVAAYNENQAAYAFERIIASGLDIEVQVDRTPELIHAAHCCLACSGSVSLELLYHEKPTVIHYKISPFGLWVQSFFRKVRYITLVNILSTDKPFYEEEYFTYDPDALGADQVLFPEYLTCEDRTGDMATRIVNWLHDDDAYAQRVSALHSLRERVAGGGASMRGAEYILSKLQSETVAPQKCAA is encoded by the coding sequence ATGAAGATCTTTTTCAGCGTCGGCGAACCTAGCGGTGATCTGCATGGAGCGAACTTGATTCGCGCCATGAAGGCGCGCCGGGACGACCTGCAATTTGTTGGCTACGGCGGCCCCAAAATGGCCGAGGCCGGCTGCGAGTTGCATGCCGACTTGACCAAGCTGGCGATCATGTGGTTCCTGCGAGCCTTTTTGAACCTGCATCGCTTTATCGGATTGATGCTGCAGGCGAATCGCTACTTTCGCGATTCGCGTCCTGACGCCGTCGTGCTGATCGACTATCCCGGCTTCAACTGGTGGATCGCCGCCCGCGCGAAATCGCATGGCATTCCCGTCTTCTATTACGGCACTCCGCAGCTCTGGGCATGGGCTGGTTGGCGCGTCAAAAAGATGCGCCGCTACGTCGACCATGTGCTCTGCAAATTGCCGTTTGAAGAAGCATGGTATCGCGAGCGCAATTGCAACGCGACCTTTGTCGGACATCCTTATTTCGATCAATTGCGTTCGCATCGCTTGCACGAAGAGTTCATCGCCGAGCAACGCGAAAAGCCGGGCAAGCTGATCGCGATTCTGCCGGGCTCACGCTCGCAGGAAGTCGCGGCGAATCTCCCCGCCTTTTTGGAAACGGCCAAAAAGATCGTCGAACAAGTTCCGGACGCGCGGTTCGCCGTGGCCGCCTATAACGAAAATCAGGCCGCCTACGCGTTCGAGCGGATCATCGCATCTGGCCTGGATATCGAAGTGCAAGTCGATCGCACGCCCGAGTTGATTCATGCGGCGCACTGCTGTCTGGCTTGTAGCGGAAGCGTTTCTTTGGAACTTTTGTACCACGAAAAGCCGACCGTCATTCATTACAAAATCAGTCCGTTTGGACTGTGGGTGCAAAGCTTCTTTCGCAAGGTTCGCTACATCACGCTCGTCAACATCTTGTCGACCGACAAGCCGTTCTACGAGGAGGAGTACTTTACGTACGACCCCGATGCGCTCGGCGCCGACCAGGTCCTCTTCCCCGAGTATCTGACTTGCGAAGATCGCACCGGCGACATGGCGACGCGGATCGTCAATTGGCTCCATGATGACGACGCCTACGCTCAACGCGTCAGCGCTCTCCATTCGCTGCGAGAACGCGTCGCCGGCGGCGGCGCATCGATGCGAGGAGCCGAGTACATCCTCAGCAAGCTGCAAAGCGAAACCGTCGCGCCGCAAAAGTGCGCCGCGTAA
- a CDS encoding glycosyltransferase family 2 protein, with product MPEISVIISQRNSGGALVEQMPVLIAQLDALDQSFEIIVVDDASRDSTVETIENLCRQIPPLRAIRLDRRVGLSGSVVAGIRVSTGDKLVFTSAGLEYPPHQIKDLLDAQSRGDLVIGRRAATSSARWLNRIVRTPRRMLLNMDIRDPGCQFWSARREALVNTPLPRGSYPYLAAFVAMRGYRVTELPIQYDGLAAPDESLDDGWPSPLNLACAWWLCRRWQEPSYAELRRTENLLPELRVAFFDDMHEPKRAG from the coding sequence ATGCCCGAAATCTCGGTCATCATTTCCCAACGCAACTCCGGCGGCGCGTTGGTTGAACAAATGCCGGTTTTAATCGCTCAACTCGATGCGCTCGATCAATCGTTCGAAATCATCGTGGTGGATGACGCTTCGCGCGATTCAACGGTCGAGACGATCGAAAATCTCTGCCGTCAGATTCCGCCGTTGCGAGCGATTCGGCTGGATCGGCGCGTCGGGCTCTCGGGCTCGGTCGTGGCCGGCATTCGCGTTTCGACCGGCGACAAGCTGGTCTTTACGTCGGCCGGACTCGAATATCCTCCCCACCAAATCAAAGATTTATTAGATGCTCAGTCACGCGGCGACTTAGTGATCGGCCGCCGTGCGGCCACCAGTTCCGCTCGGTGGTTGAATCGCATTGTGCGAACTCCCCGCCGCATGCTGCTGAACATGGACATTCGCGATCCTGGCTGTCAGTTTTGGTCGGCGCGGCGCGAAGCGCTCGTCAACACGCCGCTGCCGCGCGGATCGTATCCCTATTTGGCGGCGTTCGTCGCGATGCGCGGCTATCGCGTCACCGAACTGCCGATTCAGTACGACGGCCTGGCGGCGCCGGACGAATCACTCGATGATGGTTGGCCGTCGCCGTTGAATTTGGCGTGCGCCTGGTGGCTATGTCGGCGCTGGCAAGAGCCGAGTTACGCGGAACTGCGTCGCACCGAAAACCTATTACCAGAACTACGGGTCGCTTTTTTTGACGACATGCACGAACCCAAACGTGCTGGCTGA
- a CDS encoding formylmethanofuran dehydrogenase subunit A, translated as MSYIVIENGTLHDPTNDIDGVVQTLWLRDGKVVAPPTEPNPEISRRIDARGYVVMPGGVDLHCHIAGPKVNAGRKMTPEYRREHRIARTERTRSATGGLVPSTFGTGYMFAGLGYTTAMDAAIPGLHARHAHEELADTPLVDKGFYLLFGNNHFVLDHLREGRRAELDAYLGWSLHAAKAYAMKIVNPGGVENWKQISRKTLQQLDEPVPHFGVTPRQVVRELAAAADRLRLPHALHIHCNNLGMPGNYRTALHTMESLEGSRGHFAHVQFHSYGGDENDPSSFASAAPALIDYVNEHENITVDVGHVNPGRTLGMTGDAPFAQHLAEMTGNRWFAADCEQESSCGVIPMEFHPQKVLVHAIQWAIALEWYLRIEDPWRVCMSSDHPNGGAIYRYPEIIHLLMDADFRREAIGRMHGELSGRTTLADLDREYSLQEIAIITRAAPARTLGLSHKGHLAIGADADVTIYAPQQDIRAMFERPRYVLQAGRVICEEGQVLSDFAGRTIYAEPTFDADFLPHIENWFNEHYTIRFRNYTIAAESLASASAIACG; from the coding sequence GTGTCGTACATCGTCATCGAAAACGGAACGCTGCACGACCCGACCAACGACATCGACGGCGTGGTGCAAACCCTCTGGTTGCGCGACGGCAAAGTGGTCGCGCCTCCCACCGAACCGAACCCCGAGATCAGCCGCCGCATCGACGCGCGCGGCTATGTGGTGATGCCGGGCGGCGTCGATCTTCATTGTCATATCGCCGGCCCCAAAGTGAACGCCGGGCGCAAGATGACGCCCGAGTATCGCCGCGAACATCGGATCGCGCGAACCGAGCGAACACGTTCGGCTACCGGCGGACTTGTTCCCAGCACCTTCGGCACAGGCTACATGTTCGCCGGGCTCGGCTATACGACGGCGATGGACGCGGCGATCCCCGGTTTGCATGCTCGGCATGCGCATGAAGAGCTGGCTGACACGCCGCTGGTCGACAAAGGGTTTTATCTGCTGTTCGGCAACAATCACTTTGTGCTGGACCATTTGCGGGAAGGGCGCCGCGCGGAGTTGGACGCCTATCTAGGCTGGTCGCTGCACGCCGCGAAGGCGTACGCGATGAAAATTGTGAATCCCGGCGGCGTCGAAAACTGGAAGCAAATCAGCCGCAAAACGCTGCAACAGCTGGACGAACCGGTCCCGCATTTTGGCGTGACGCCGCGGCAAGTAGTGCGCGAGTTGGCCGCCGCTGCGGATCGCCTGCGATTGCCGCATGCGCTGCACATCCACTGCAACAACCTGGGGATGCCGGGCAACTATCGGACCGCGCTGCACACGATGGAGTCGCTGGAAGGATCGCGGGGGCACTTTGCTCACGTCCAATTCCATAGCTATGGAGGGGACGAAAATGATCCGAGCAGTTTCGCTTCGGCCGCGCCGGCACTGATTGACTATGTGAACGAGCATGAGAATATCACCGTCGACGTCGGGCATGTGAACCCAGGCCGCACGCTGGGGATGACCGGCGACGCTCCGTTCGCCCAGCATCTGGCCGAGATGACCGGCAACCGCTGGTTCGCCGCTGACTGCGAACAAGAGAGCAGCTGCGGCGTGATTCCGATGGAGTTTCACCCGCAAAAGGTGTTGGTCCATGCGATCCAATGGGCGATCGCGCTCGAATGGTATTTGCGGATCGAAGACCCCTGGCGCGTCTGCATGAGCAGCGATCATCCCAACGGGGGCGCGATCTACCGCTATCCCGAGATCATCCACTTGCTGATGGACGCCGATTTCCGTCGCGAAGCGATTGGCCGCATGCACGGCGAGCTCTCAGGGCGAACCACGCTGGCCGATCTCGATCGCGAGTATTCGCTGCAAGAGATCGCGATCATCACCCGGGCGGCGCCTGCCCGAACGCTGGGGTTAAGCCACAAAGGGCATCTGGCGATTGGCGCCGACGCCGACGTGACGATCTATGCGCCGCAGCAAGACATTCGCGCGATGTTCGAGCGGCCGCGGTACGTGCTGCAGGCAGGCCGCGTGATCTGCGAAGAGGGGCAAGTTTTGAGCGATTTCGCAGGACGGACAATTTACGCCGAGCCTACTTTCGACGCCGATTTTCTGCCGCATATCGAAAATTGGTTCAACGAACATTACACGATTCGCTTCCGTAACTACACCATCGCCGCCGAGTCGCTTGCCTCCGCCTCGGCGATTGCTTGCGGTTAA
- the trpA gene encoding tryptophan synthase subunit alpha encodes MSSIDQVFAELRDANRKAFIPFVTAGDPSLDVTSAVLKELSSRGGNVCELGIPYSDPIADGPVIQASYTRALDRKIKLSQILEMAGNTTPQMTAPLVTMVSYAIILRHGPEEYLRTAKAAGVAGAIVPDLLVEESGDFAKLCQQHDFSLIQLVTPTTSRERALRIAETSTGFIYYVSVAGITGERTELPKDLLDNVSWLRNQTKVPICIGFGISQPEHVRTLKKVADGVIVGSAIVRRLSEIGAKPAEQVIAEVGDYAETLIAALNE; translated from the coding sequence ATGTCTTCCATCGACCAGGTATTCGCCGAACTTCGCGACGCGAACCGTAAAGCGTTCATCCCCTTCGTCACCGCCGGCGATCCTTCGCTCGACGTTACTTCGGCCGTGCTGAAAGAACTCTCGTCACGCGGCGGCAACGTCTGCGAGCTCGGCATTCCTTATAGCGATCCGATCGCCGACGGACCGGTGATTCAAGCTTCGTACACGCGGGCCCTCGATCGCAAGATCAAGCTGAGCCAGATCTTGGAAATGGCCGGCAATACAACGCCGCAGATGACGGCGCCGCTGGTCACCATGGTCAGCTACGCGATCATCTTACGTCACGGCCCCGAAGAATATCTGCGTACGGCGAAAGCGGCCGGAGTCGCCGGAGCGATTGTGCCTGACTTGTTGGTCGAAGAATCTGGCGACTTCGCCAAGCTTTGCCAGCAGCACGATTTCAGCCTGATCCAGTTGGTGACTCCCACCACATCGCGCGAGCGGGCGCTGCGAATCGCCGAAACTTCGACCGGCTTTATCTATTACGTCTCAGTCGCCGGCATCACCGGCGAGCGGACCGAGTTGCCGAAGGATTTGCTCGACAACGTCTCGTGGCTCCGCAATCAAACCAAAGTGCCGATCTGCATCGGTTTTGGCATTAGTCAGCCCGAGCATGTCCGCACGCTGAAGAAAGTCGCCGACGGCGTGATCGTCGGTTCGGCCATTGTGCGCCGGCTGAGCGAGATCGGCGCCAAGCCCGCAGAGCAAGTGATCGCCGAAGTGGGCGACTACGCCGAGACATTGATCGCAGCGCTGAACGAGTAG